Genomic window (Mycoplasmopsis citelli):
TTCACGTTTGATTTTACAAGCCGCTGAAGAGCATCCTTTTTTAGACATTCTTGAAGATACTGCTGAGGAAATTTTAGTTAATGAAGATAATATTTTCCAAGGAGTAAAGCTAGAAAATTTAGGGAATATTAAAGCTCTTAAGGGTGTTATTACTACTGGCACTTATATGAATTCGCGCGTATTACGTGGAGAAGAAGTCAAAATTTCTGGTCCAGATAATTTAAAAACCACTCCTAAATTAAGTCAATCAATGGAAAAATTAGGATTTGTTATGCAACGACTTAAAACTGGGACTCCATGTCGGGTGTATGCTGATTCAATTGATTTTTCAAAAGTTGAAAAAGAACAGCTTGATGATACGCAACTTCATTTTTCAAATCGTTCAAATATTAAACTTGATAAACAAGTTTCTTGCTATTTAACTTATACTACCGAAAAAACTCATCAAATCATTCGTGATAATATTCATCGTTCAGCAATGTATTCAGGACTTATTGAAGGAGTGGGTCCTAGATATTGCCCAAGTGTTGAAGATAAAATTATGCGTTTTCCAGATAAAGAACGACACCAAATTTTCTTTGAGCCTGAAACAGCTGATGGAACTATTATTTATGTTAATGGTCTTAGTACCTCACTTCCAATTGATGTTCAAGATCAAATGATTCGTTCGGTTCCAGGGTTGGAAAACGCCAGAATTCAAAAGTGAGGATATGCTATTGAATATGATGCAATTGATCCATTACAGCTTTTTCCTTCGCTAGAAACTAAAATTATCAAAGGCTTATATACTGCAGGACAAATTAATGGAACTAGTGGTTATGAAGAAGCTGCTTGTCAAGGACTTATTGCTGGAATTAATGCAGCGCTTTCTTTAGAAAACAAAATACCACTGATTTTATCTCGTTCAGAAGCTTACATCGGAGTGTTAATTGACGATTTAGTTACTAAAGGAACTAAAGAACCATATCGCATGCTCACTTCTAGAGCTGAATATCGTTTATTACTTAGAAATGACAATCCAGACTTACGTCTTGCAAAACACGGAAATGAAGTAGGACTTGTTTCCGATGAAACTTATCAAAAAATTATCGATAAATATAACCTAATTGATGCAAAAATTGAACAATTAAGTAAAGAGTTTATTTCTTCCAAAGATCCTATTGCTATTAAATACGGAATATTAAATGGAGTTTCACTTAATAAAGTTATTGCCCGTCCAGATGTTAATCCAGAAGATATTTTAGGAGATTTTCCTTATATTTCTGAATTAACTACTAAAATTCGCTTAGATGGATATATCAAAAAACAACAATCGCATGCATCAAAAATTAGCAAGCTAGATAATTTTAAAATTCCAAGCAATATTGATTATGATAAAGTGCAAAATCTTGCTACTGAAGCACGACAAAAGCTACAAGCAATTAAACCCTTAACTATTGGCCAAGCTTCACGTATTAGCGGAATTAATCCAGCTGATATTCAAATGCTAATGTTCCATATTCAAAGCTTTTATGGAAAAAAATAATGAAAATTAATATTATAGCTGTTGGCTCTTTAACTAAAGAATTTCAAGTTTTATATGATGATTATGCTAAAAAACTTTCCTTTTTTACCAAAATTAATTTAATTGAAATTAGAGAACAAAAATTCAATAACGTTGAGCAAAAAATTCTCAAAGAAACTCAAATGATTTTAGAAAAGATTCCTAAAAACTCTAAAGTAATTTATTTCTCACTTCAAGGAGAGCAAGTAAGTTCTGAAGAATTTGGTAAAAACTTTTTAGAAACAGATAATGTTACCTTTGTTATCGGAGGGTCAAACGGAGTTGCTGAAGAATATTTTTCCAATAAAATTTCTTTTTCAAAAATGACTTTTCCGCATCAATTATTTAGAGTCATGTTAGTAGAACAAATTTACCGTTCTTTTAGTATTAAGCATAATATCAAATATCATAAATAAAAGTAAAATTAAAAATCAAAAAATTAATCAAAAATAAAGCATAAGTGTTAGGCTTATGTTTTATTTTTATACTTTTATTTACAATTATAGGATAAAAAAGTCATTTTTATTATTACAAAAACCCCTTGTAAAATTTTCTGAAAAAAGTTCCTATATATATATATATATATATATATATATAATTTATCTATTGCATAAAAACTATACATATAAGTTTTAAAAATGTTCAAAATTTCTCAATAATTTAGTTCAAAAAATAACCTTTGAAAGGATATTATGAAACAGTCAAAAAAATTAATTACAACCTTAGGAATTGGAGTTGGAGTTTCAGGAGTTGCTGCTTTAATTAGTGCGTCTTTAGCCTTTTCAATGCATAGTTCTTATAAAGTTAAACATGAGCAAACTTATTACTTTATGGAGCTAAAAAACCAAGTTTTAAAAACAAATAATGAATTAAAACGCTTTTCAATTACAGAAAATAATTCAAATAACGATGAAATTAAAAGTCTCTTTAGTGAGATTGATCATGCCAATCAGCTTCTTGCTAATGAAAATTCAAGTATTGCCTTAATGCTTGAACAAAGAAATATGTTGAAACAGCACACTCCAAAGGCTTTACTTACTGTTGCTAAAAATGCTGATGATGTCAAAAATTTAGTTACTGAATATTATTCACTAGTTAAGGATGTGGATTTTCAAAATATTATTGATATTGCTAAAGTTAATCTTATCAAAGCTATTGATTCAGGTGTAAATAAAGACTCCCTTTTAAATAACTTTTATAGTGCTATCGATCCGCTTATTGAACAGCAGAATAATTTTTCTTTTGGTCTTGAAACTAAAATTTGAACCAATCACGAAAATTTAATTAAAGATAATTCTTCATTATTTAGTTCTCAAGAAAAAAGTGCTTTAATTTCAACTATTGATCAAATTTTATCTTTACTTTCACAACCACAATATTCTCGTGATGCAATAGTAGAGTATGAAGCAGTTTATGATAAAATTATCGAAAAACTAAGTTCAAACAAAAGTGATCAAAACAAAAATTATAATAACTTTTTGGAAAATGTTATTCGTGTAAGAAATGAAATTAACCTTATTAATATTGATAAAAGTATTAAAGATAATTTTTTAAAAAGAATTGATGATTATAAAAATCTAGCAGCTAATCCTGTTCCTACTTTAGCTCTTGATAAAGCTTCAGAAATATCATATTTAAATGATTTAGTCAATAATCAACTTGAAACACTAAATAAAGAAAATTCACAATTAGAGAAACTTTTAACCACATTTTCTAGTTATTTAGTAAATTTAAAAAAATTTAGTAATAACCCAACAATTCAAAAACTAATTAATAATCAACTTGAAATTATTTCAAAAAAACCTCAAAATAATCCAAGCGATATTTTAAATCGTATTTCCGAGGTAATTAATTTACAAACAAGTGCTAAAAACATTCAAGATTGAATTAAAGATATTAAAAAGAAAATTAATGATTATACATTAGATAAAAGCATTAGTCACAGTGAAGCTACACATTTTAACCAACAATTAGAAAAAATTAGTAATTCAGATTATCAAAATATCAATGATTATTTACATAATTTAAATAAGCTTTCTAATAATATTTATGATAATGCTTTACTATCTGAAGTATTTAAAAATTCTCTTAGAAAACTTAATGAACAAGTAGGCGATTCGTTAAAAAATGGACTTAATGTAAATAAAAATGCTTTATCAGAAATGTCTTTAGAAATTAATTCACTTTTAAATAATGCTCCATCAATTAAGCAATTAAATGATGGCCTTAGAACTAAAAGTAATCAACTTAGAGAAATTAATCGTTTAGAGTTAAGAAATTGAGTAAATTTATCTGCTTCTCTTATTGATAAAGATAGCGATATTTCTGAAGATATTAAAAATAACTTAAAATATCTTAATTCTAAAGCTAGTTCTTTAATTCCAGAAAATTCAACAGCAATTCGAGAAGATTTACAATATCTTATTGGTGAATATCGCAAAGAAAAACAAAAAGCCAATATTAGTGATGGATTAGAAAAAACTTATGTTAAATATGGTGATACTAGAGCTAAAATCTATCAAATTTTTGCTCCCAATCAAGAAAAAATAACTTCAGATTTTGGGAATAAATTACTAAATCAGTCTCAAGAACTTCGTAAACAAGCACAAATTTTTTCACAAAACCCAAATTTAAAAAACCAGCAAAAAGAAGATAAATTTATAGAAATTCAAAATCAACTTAGTACCATTGCAGCAAATGCAGAAGGCTTTAAAGAACTTGAAGAGATTGTATTCCAAGGAGATCAGGCTCTTAAATCTTCTGAAAACAAAAAATTAGAACAAGCATATTTACAGCAAGAAGAAGCAGCAATTCGAGAATTAAAAAATTCAGTTTTTGATGCTCTTGAACATGCTGGAAGTTCAAATAATTTAGAAGCTTTAAAGAGGGAATTATTAGAGGGAATCAAAACTTATAAAGAAAAACAAGCACAATACCAAAGTGGTCAAGCATTAGTAGATAATTACAAACTAATTAACGACACTTTTGCACCATACACAATTAATGGAAATCAAACTCCAACTCAGATTAAAATTTTAAATGAACTTGAAAAATATCGTCAGCAGCTTTCGGATAAAACCTTAAATAATGAACAAAGAAGCGATATTAATGACAAAGTCGCTAACTTAATGGATGTAGTTGAAAGTGCTAAAGATTTAGAGATAACCAACAAAGGATTAAAAGCTTTAATTCACGATACTCAAAATCAAGCTTTTGGAAACTTTAAACCCCAAGATGAGTATGATAAAGCTTCATCAATTACTAATGAAGTAGATGCTTTTTTAGAAAGTTTATTTACTTCTGTAGTAACTAAAAAAGAAATTATTGCTAAAATTGAACAAGAAAAACAGCAAAATACTAATTTAGCACTTGCTATTTCAGTTGCTTTTCTTAAAAAAACTAATCAAGAAATTCTAGCTAATAAAATTACTGATGTAAACTATAACACTATAAATCCTTATTTAGAAATTAATAATTCAATTGATAGCATCAATGTTGAAACTCAAAAAATGCTCAATAATACCAACAAAACCCAAGATCAAGTTGATGAACTTGAAAATGATATTCGCAAATACCTTAAATTAGCTGTTGCATTAAAAGAGTATGCATTAAAACTTCAAAGTATTAATCAAAATAACAACCCTATTGCTTATGATTTACTTTTAAAAGTGATTAACAATAAGCCTGACAGTGGCGCTTTTAAAGATGAACCAAATAATACTTTAATTAAATTTGGAGAATCTTTAAGCATTGTTGATTTTAAAACACGGATTTTAAGTGAGCAAACTTCAAAAGCAAACATTCTTCTTGAAGTTGAAAATCAAATCAAAGAATTTGAGAAGGTATATACTGATGATGATAAAAATCGGGCTATTTTTGATCAAGCAATTGCTAATTATAATCAAAAACTTAGTGATTACAAAGCTAGATTAGGAGAGTTTTATGCTTCTTCATTTACTTTAGGAGAACTTAGAGACGAAATTGAAGCTTCAATTAAAAATGAAAAATCAATTAGAAAGCAAATTGAAGAAGCCTGAAATGATGCTCAATCGAAAAAAACAGCAATGCAAGCTCAATACAATGCTCGAAAAAATAATGTTCAATTAACCAACTTTACTTATACTGAAAAAGTTTTCATTGACTTTGATTCACTAGTGAATCACACCGATTCTTCAGGTAAAAAAGATACTTTAACAATTCAATTATTTAATCAGTTAGATAAAGCTCCACTAGGATTTGCACAAGATTTATTTGTTAAAAGATCTACAGAAATAATTAACAAAATCAATACAATGAATTCATATAGCACTGAAGTTTCAAATCTTGCTCATCCAGATAATATTAAGTCATATCTTCAAAAATGAGTTCAAGCAATTAAAGATAAAGTGATTTCATTTACTGATCCAATTAAAACCCTTGATATTCGTGAGGATAATTATAAATTATCTGCAATTAGTCTTTTATTTGATCAAGCTAAGTTGATTTTAGATTATTTAGATAAAGATTCAAAAGCTCACACTAGCCAAAAAAACTATCAAGTTCTCCAAGAACAGCATATTTTGGATAACTTTTTAGGCGAATTTAATTTTGTTTTTAATGAATTAGCAAATAAAACTAGCGAAGAATTGTACTTAAAAACTACTAATAGTATCGTTAATAGTAGAGATATTTTAAATCAAAAATATTTTGAAATTCTTTCATTTAATGAAATTAAAGATGAGCAGCTAGCCCAAATTAACGGATATAAAACCGTTGTTTCAAATAAAATTGACACACACAATAATAGCATCGATTCTGGTTTAAAAACTCAAATTTTAGCCAAATTAGATGAAATTACAGCAATTACCAATAGTGCAAGCACTAAGTTACAATTATTTAATAACGAAAGAACTTTAAAAACTCTTCAACTACGTGAGGAAAGTTTAATTAATTTAGCTTTAAAAGCTTATGAAGCATCAAATTTAGTAAATACCAATCAAGCTCAAGCCCAAGAAGTTGGAAAGCAATCAATTCTAACTTCTATTACTAATTTACACAATTCATTTAAAGATTCATATTTGACTTTATCTTCTCAAGATGTTTTAACCAAACACACTCAACTTGAAAGCAAAATTAATTTACTTAATAAATTTAAAGAAATTTATAATTTAGTTAATACTAAAAAAACTCTTGTTCCAATGACTTATCCAGATGGAACTGGTAATCAAGGGACTGCTACTGATGCAAAAACCAAAATGAGCAATTATTTTGACGCTTTAACTGCTAAGTTAAATGATAACGCTGTTGATGAATCGATAATTTCTCAAGTTGAATCTGCACTAAAATCAGTTGAAAAACTAATTAATATTCAAAAAGCTAAAATCATAATTGTCAATAATGTTAAAAATATAAGTGATTATAAAAACTTTACATATAAAAACGGAAATTCATATAATTATGGTTTTGAAGAAGATTCTAAAAAATTATCAGATACCATTTTAAAAAGTGTTCCAGAAGCAAGCAAAATTGCATCTGAAATTGATAATTTATTAGTTCCACAATTAAACGGAGAATTTGATAATGCTTACAATTTATACGTTGCTCGCAAAAATGCTTTAGATCTTATTTATAAAGAAGAACAAAACAAAAACGGTTATAAGCATAAAGAAATTACACAGCTTTATCAAACTGGTACCAATGATGTCGATTCACAATATAGTGAATTAAAAGACAAAGCTGATGACTTTTTCCACGCTGAAGCTCAAAAAATTTCTAGCGCAACTTCAGTTGATGATGTTAATAATTATGTTAATGGTGTTATTGAAATGGATGTGTTCTTTGGTAAATTCAAAACAATTGCTTCCACAATTAAACAAGCAAATGATGCTCTAAACACAATTGACGCAACCATTGAAAGTGATCCAAAAGTTATTGAATCAAAAAATCTTTTAAATGAACAAATTACTAAAGGAAAATCTTATTATTATACTGAAAAAGATTTTAGTAATTTAGATACAAACATTTCTGATTTAGAAAAATATATTGCTCGTCTAAATTTAGCTGTAAATGTTGCTAAAGCTAAAAATGAAGTACAAAACTTTAACAGCAATGAAGGAAATGTTGAATTTCTAAGTGCTAGTGCTAAAACTCCACTTTTAAACATTATCAATAAGCCTTTTGAAGAATTGCAAAATAATCCTGATTTAGAAAGTAAAGAAAATTATCAACGGCTACTTGAAAGTTACATCAATACTGATTTTAGAGTTGCTTTTGTTAATTCTAAAGCGTTGCAATTAACTATTTATAAAGCTAATTTATATTTAGTAAGCTATGAAACTCAAATTAATGCTAATGCTAATTACGAACCTCAGAATATCAAAGATTTATATGCATCTTTAAAAACTAAACTTCAACAAGCAAATAATGCATTAAATAACATCAACCATAATGAAAATGACAAATTATCACTTATTTCTGAAGTTTATAATTCCAATGATGGAGCGTTAGATTTAATTTTACATGCTGAAAGTAGCAAACTAGAAACTCAATATGAAAAACATTTAGAATTAGAAAAATACATCACTGGAGCATATTTAGTTCAAAATGTTTCACCAAAATTAGCTGATTATGAAGATGTTGCTTTAAATCCAATTAAAAATATCGATCTTTCAACCCCTGAAAAAGTAGTTGCTTTAAACAATGCCTTAGTAAATGCAAATAGTAAATATGACGAGCAAACTTTGGCTGTTTATAAATGAGAAGCTAATCGTTACAATTCTTACAAAAGTAAATTTACTGAGTATTATGATTTTTTAAACGCACAAAATACAAGCGGAATTGACAAATCAGTTATTTTACAAATTTCTGGAATTAAGCAAAGTGATTTAGATGATTTTAACAATGTAGTTAATCCTCAAACTTCAGATACTGTACATACTCAAGCAAAAGAATACGCAAATAAAGTTTCTCAAAATGACACACAACTAATTAGTTGATTAAAAAGTGTTAATTCAAATGAAGTGGTCAAAACTCTTTCGAGTGTTACTAAGGAATTTATTAACTTTTATCAAAATCTCATTTCAATTAAATCAGTCCCATCAATTTTATTAAACATTTCTAATTATCAACAAATTAACGATGAATTAGTTGATAATAACAATATTACAAATGTTAAAAGCATTTTAAACCAAATTTTCCAAATTTCTCAAAATTTAAGCAACAAAATTACTGAATTTACAAGTAATTTTACAAATATTTCAACCACTGTTCAAAGCGATTTAAGAAATGAAAGTGATGAATCAAATACTTCATTTGCAAGTGGAACACCAACTAATATTACCAATGCAAGAACTGAATATTTCAATAAATACAAACAAGCTATTTTAAATATAGCTCAAACTAAAGATAAACTTCAATTGTTAATCTTTGGGCAAAATGCACAAGATTTAGAGACTCTTAAAGAAATTTTACATAAATACATTGAGGGAGCAACTGGATATGACGGAAGAGCTAACATTGAAAATGTTTTAAAATATATTGCATCAACAGCACAAATTGCTCCAAATTTACCTGCAAGCAATGATCAATTTAGTGTTGTGAAAAATGAATATGAAAAAATTGCCAATCCAGCAATTGAATCAGAAAGATCGCTAAATAATCTAACAAAAGATAATGCTAGTGATTTTGATATTTATAGTGCTATTACTAAAGGATTTAATCGAGCCCTTGATTTAAAAAACTGAATGAATTTTTTAAATAATAAACTCTTGTTTTTCAATTATTTAACCGAAAGTACTAATGGGCATTTAAATTATGCAAATGTTACTGCTAAAGAAAGCACTCAGCTTGAAAAATTTTCACAAATTATTGATAATTCGACCTCTTTAACTGAAGAAGATCTTAATATTGATGGAATTACTTATAAGGTTAAAAAAATTAATGACTTTATACATGATGATGGTAGCGGAGAGATTGGAAATTTATTTGATCAATTTAATATTTTAAAAGGTAGTGATCCAATTTTTAACAAAGATAATGTTGAAGTTTTTGTTTATAAATCATCAACTGATCCAAATGCTAAATATTTAACCTCACAATTTACCGTTGACCCTTCAATTAAAAGAGGGTATATTAACCTTTATTTTAGGTTCAAAAAACCAACTACCATTAATGCAACAAATACTGCTTTTGATAATATTGATAATTTTGGAATGAAATTTGAAAATATTGGAATTTCCTTTAAAACTTTAGATGAATTTGTTATTAGCAAATCCAACATCGAAAACATTAGTAAGTTAACTCAACCTCTTTTTACTGCTTCAGAAGCAGGGTGAAATAACCTGCAAGCCCCAGTAAAATTATTTGGAGCCTTTAATAAATATTCATCACTTAAAGCCAGCTTTACTTCAAAAAATTACTTTACTGAAGATGTTGACGCTCCTATTGATGCTGTTGCATCTGGGGATACAACTTCAAGTCCAGAATTTAGAATCAAAGTTAAATTTAGTGGTTCATACAAAGGATATACTCAAGTAGGTAATAAAATTTATTGAAAAACTTTAAACCCTTACCTTTCAACTGATAAGGGAATTCGTTTCTTAAATACTGATGCTCAAGTTAGAGGAATAATTGATCGTGATGATAAAAATCTTTATCAATGAGACAACAAATGAAAATACATTTATAATCCTGCAAAAGATGCTGATAAGAAAATTTTATTTTTACCAATAATTATTGGAGTTCCTGTTCAAAAAACTCAAGCTAACGGACAAGTCGAACAAGCTATTATGATTATTTCTTGACAAATTTCAAATCGTTTTGATAAAAACCCAACTACAAATGTACAAAATATTGTTCTTGGAGATGATGATAAACTAAGATATGTTTACTTTTACAATCGTACCACTGCCGGAAAAGCAGCAAATTCTCCAGTAGTAAATTTAGATCAATTTTATGATTATGTAATGGATAAAATAAGAATGCGTGATTTTGTGGGTATTAGATTTAAAGACTTACACTTTTCTAATTTATGAAATACTGATATATACATTGGGGAAGATGGTGCAAACCAAATTAAAGGTGGAATAGGTGATGCTGATTTTTATCTTGCACTTGAGAAATTTGACATTAAGTTCAAAATACACTAATTAAGGAGATATTATGTTAAAACATATACACAAAAAAACTTTTAAAAAATCACTTATTATCACATCTTCAGCACTTGGGAGTGCTTCAGTTGCTTTAGGATTTACTTTATTTGCAATTCACTCTAATGAGAATATTAGTAATTCAAATGTTTATGGAAATTTACTTGAAAGTGAAAATCTTTTTAAATTATATGGACCTTATATTAATTCTTCAGCTAAAGATAAAAATGAAGTTATTAATGCATATAATCAAGCTAAAGAATCTTGAAAAAATAATAATGACAATCTCCAAGAAAAATTATCTCAACTAGATAAAGCTCAGCAAACAGTATTTAATTTTTATATTAACAATCTCAGTAAATTAACTTTTTCTCCTCAGGAAACTAAGGATTTTTGAACCAAAGTTTTAAATAATCAAGAAGCTCGAATTCGTGAACTAGATTTAAAAAATCAACTCACTCAACTTAAAGAAGATCATTCAGTTAAATTTTTTGAAGTAATTAATAGTGCCAGTGATGCTGAAAAACAAAAGTATTTAAGCATGCTA
Coding sequences:
- the mnmG gene encoding tRNA uridine-5-carboxymethylaminomethyl(34) synthesis enzyme MnmG translates to MSFSKEYEIIVIGGGHAGVEAAFASANKGHKTALVLFDKSRIAMMPCNPSIGGPAKGIITREIDALGGVQGYFSDLAMIQIKMLNESKGPAVRAIRAQIDKDKYSRLILQAAEEHPFLDILEDTAEEILVNEDNIFQGVKLENLGNIKALKGVITTGTYMNSRVLRGEEVKISGPDNLKTTPKLSQSMEKLGFVMQRLKTGTPCRVYADSIDFSKVEKEQLDDTQLHFSNRSNIKLDKQVSCYLTYTTEKTHQIIRDNIHRSAMYSGLIEGVGPRYCPSVEDKIMRFPDKERHQIFFEPETADGTIIYVNGLSTSLPIDVQDQMIRSVPGLENARIQKWGYAIEYDAIDPLQLFPSLETKIIKGLYTAGQINGTSGYEEAACQGLIAGINAALSLENKIPLILSRSEAYIGVLIDDLVTKGTKEPYRMLTSRAEYRLLLRNDNPDLRLAKHGNEVGLVSDETYQKIIDKYNLIDAKIEQLSKEFISSKDPIAIKYGILNGVSLNKVIARPDVNPEDILGDFPYISELTTKIRLDGYIKKQQSHASKISKLDNFKIPSNIDYDKVQNLATEARQKLQAIKPLTIGQASRISGINPADIQMLMFHIQSFYGKK
- a CDS encoding 23S rRNA (pseudouridine(1915)-N(3))-methyltransferase RlmH — encoded protein: MKINIIAVGSLTKEFQVLYDDYAKKLSFFTKINLIEIREQKFNNVEQKILKETQMILEKIPKNSKVIYFSLQGEQVSSEEFGKNFLETDNVTFVIGGSNGVAEEYFSNKISFSKMTFPHQLFRVMLVEQIYRSFSIKHNIKYHK